One window of the Haloarcula halobia genome contains the following:
- a CDS encoding SLC13 family permease produces MAFVFVVILAALVLFATEALPVDVTAIAVMVTLMLVEPVTAVAADAGLLAGPIYVLHQPGDGVSPLARGLSGFASTATITVLAMFILSDGVQRTGIVQMLGHRLATLTGEDESRQLGATVGLVAPISGFINNTAAVAILLPMVTDIAHSGKVSPSKLLLPLSYASMFGGMLTLIGTSTNILASQISAELLDHPFGMFEFTQLGAVVTVVGVVYLLTVGRYLVPGRIDVKDNLTAEFEMGEYLTEVVVREDSPLVGETVQEALAETEFDVDVVQLVRGGRTFLEPLGPKGIQAGDVFAVRTDRDTLVELLDAEGLDLIPEVQVDDEELESASERQNLVEVVVAPGSSLIGQTLATSNFRQRYDATVLALRHGEELYRRRMDRVRLRIGDTLLVQATPESIDRLNVNRDFIVAQEVERPDFRREKIPVAVGIVAAVVAVAALTPIHIVVAALAGAVAMVVTRCLEPQELYDAVQWDVIFLLAGVIPLGVALQETGGADLLADLFVLAAPGLPAIVALGLMYVVTALLTNVISNNASVVLMIPVAVEAAQQLGANPFAFVLAVTFAASTAFMTPVGYQTNLLVYGPGGYRFTDYLRVGAPLQAIFAVVTTLGIAFFWGLAPA; encoded by the coding sequence ATGGCGTTCGTGTTCGTCGTCATTCTGGCCGCGCTGGTGCTGTTCGCGACGGAGGCGCTGCCGGTCGACGTGACCGCTATCGCCGTCATGGTCACGCTGATGCTGGTCGAACCGGTGACCGCGGTCGCCGCCGACGCCGGCCTGCTGGCCGGTCCGATATACGTCCTTCACCAGCCCGGTGACGGCGTCTCGCCGCTCGCACGCGGCCTCTCCGGGTTCGCGTCGACGGCCACGATAACCGTCCTCGCGATGTTCATCCTCTCTGACGGCGTCCAGCGGACCGGCATCGTCCAGATGCTCGGGCACCGCCTGGCGACCCTGACCGGCGAGGACGAGTCCCGGCAGCTGGGCGCGACCGTCGGCCTCGTCGCGCCCATCTCCGGGTTCATCAACAACACCGCGGCCGTCGCCATCCTGCTGCCGATGGTGACCGACATCGCCCACAGCGGCAAGGTGTCGCCGTCGAAACTGCTCCTCCCGCTCTCGTATGCCTCGATGTTCGGCGGCATGTTGACCCTCATCGGGACCTCGACGAACATCCTCGCCTCCCAGATCTCGGCGGAGCTGCTCGATCACCCCTTCGGGATGTTCGAGTTCACGCAGCTGGGCGCCGTCGTCACCGTCGTCGGCGTCGTCTACCTGCTGACCGTCGGGCGCTACCTGGTGCCCGGCCGAATCGACGTCAAGGACAACCTCACCGCCGAGTTCGAGATGGGCGAGTACCTCACCGAGGTGGTCGTCCGCGAGGACTCCCCGCTCGTCGGCGAGACGGTCCAGGAGGCGCTGGCCGAGACGGAGTTCGACGTCGACGTCGTCCAGCTGGTCCGTGGCGGGCGGACGTTCCTCGAACCGCTCGGCCCCAAGGGAATCCAGGCCGGCGACGTCTTCGCGGTCCGGACCGACCGGGACACCCTGGTCGAACTGCTCGACGCCGAGGGGCTGGACCTCATCCCCGAGGTGCAGGTCGACGACGAGGAATTAGAGAGCGCGAGCGAGCGCCAGAACCTCGTCGAGGTGGTCGTCGCACCCGGGTCCTCGCTCATCGGGCAGACGCTCGCCACGTCGAACTTCCGCCAGCGCTACGACGCGACGGTGCTGGCTCTGCGCCACGGCGAGGAACTGTACCGCCGCCGGATGGACCGGGTCCGCCTGCGCATCGGCGACACGCTGCTTGTCCAGGCGACCCCCGAGAGCATCGACCGCCTCAACGTCAACCGCGACTTCATCGTCGCCCAGGAGGTCGAACGCCCCGACTTCCGGCGCGAGAAGATCCCCGTCGCCGTCGGCATCGTCGCCGCCGTCGTCGCCGTCGCCGCGCTCACGCCGATCCACATCGTCGTCGCCGCGCTCGCTGGCGCCGTGGCGATGGTCGTCACGCGCTGTCTCGAACCCCAGGAACTGTACGACGCCGTCCAGTGGGACGTCATCTTCCTGCTCGCGGGCGTCATCCCGCTTGGCGTCGCTCTCCAGGAGACCGGCGGGGCGGACCTGCTCGCGGACCTCTTTGTCCTCGCGGCCCCCGGCCTCCCGGCCATCGTGGCGCTCGGCCTGATGTACGTCGTCACCGCGCTGCTGACGAACGTCATCTCGAACAACGCTTCCGTCGTGTTGATGATCCCCGTCGCCGTCGAGGCCGCCCAGCAACTCGGCGCCAACCCCTTCGCGTTCGTCCTCGCCGTGACCTTCGCCGCCTCGACGGCGTTCATGACCCCCGTGGGCTACCAGACGAACCTGCTGGTCTACGGGCCCGGCGGCTACCGCTTCACCGACTACCTGCGGGTCGGTGCCCCCCTCCAGGCTATCTTCGCCGTCGTCACGACGCTCGGTATCGCCTTCTTCTGGGGCCTCGCTCCCGCGTGA
- a CDS encoding MinD/ParA family ATP-binding protein, protein MILTVTGGKGGVGKSTVAYNLAATLDGVVVDGDLAMADLPAGRGPNLHDVLAGRAAPLEAVSETGPVAVVPCGRSLAGARAADVTALGDVLATLERTARWVVVDSPAGLQADVGVPLSVADAAVLVTAPDAAALADALRVRALARELDTGLCRVVLNRAGPDPNTTAVADRFGAPVVTVPESDAVESAQRAGQPVCHTAPDSSAADGFRALAAAVQSCRSV, encoded by the coding sequence ATGATTCTGACCGTTACCGGCGGCAAGGGCGGGGTCGGGAAGTCGACGGTCGCCTACAACCTCGCGGCGACACTCGACGGTGTCGTCGTCGACGGCGACCTCGCGATGGCCGACCTCCCGGCCGGTCGCGGTCCGAACCTCCACGACGTGCTCGCCGGCCGGGCGGCGCCGCTCGAGGCCGTCTCGGAAACGGGCCCGGTCGCGGTGGTCCCGTGTGGCCGGTCCCTCGCCGGGGCGCGGGCGGCCGACGTGACTGCACTCGGCGACGTGCTGGCGACCCTCGAGCGGACGGCTCGCTGGGTCGTCGTCGACTCGCCGGCCGGCCTGCAGGCCGACGTCGGCGTCCCGCTCTCGGTCGCCGACGCCGCAGTCCTCGTGACGGCGCCGGACGCCGCGGCGCTGGCAGACGCCCTGCGTGTCCGCGCACTCGCCCGCGAGCTCGACACCGGGCTCTGCCGGGTGGTGCTCAACCGCGCCGGCCCGGACCCGAACACGACGGCCGTTGCCGACCGCTTTGGCGCACCCGTCGTCACCGTGCCCGAGAGCGACGCTGTCGAAAGCGCCCAGCGGGCCGGCCAGCCGGTCTGTCACACGGCGCCCGATTCCTCAGCGGCCGACGGCTTCCGGGCGCTGGCGGCCGCCGTTCAGTCCTGCAGGTCGGTGTAG
- a CDS encoding transcription initiation factor IIB — MSATTRRCPECECAVEQDGHEAVCAECGLVVGEDPIDRGPEWRSFEDDDTERARTGAPLTRSRHDRGLSTEIGRSTRVKGRKRRQLARLRREHNRAQVRSKRERNQVYAFTEIRRIVGSLDLSDAVRDRACVLFESAQEADLLRGRSLEGFAAAAVYATCRTEGLARTVEELCAVARADDAELRAAYDALNRELGLPTGPIDPREYVPRFATELELPTTVRKRAEELVDEARDRGLVGGRNPAGVAAACLYTAAGERDVDLTQAEAADVADVTPVTLRGTYTDLQD, encoded by the coding sequence ATGAGCGCAACGACGCGACGTTGCCCGGAGTGTGAGTGTGCAGTCGAGCAGGACGGTCACGAGGCGGTCTGTGCCGAGTGTGGCCTCGTCGTCGGCGAGGATCCCATCGACCGCGGGCCGGAGTGGCGGTCATTCGAAGACGACGACACCGAACGGGCCCGGACGGGGGCGCCCCTGACCCGGTCGCGCCACGACCGGGGGCTCTCGACCGAGATCGGCCGATCGACCAGGGTCAAGGGCCGCAAGCGCCGGCAGCTGGCGCGACTCCGCCGCGAGCACAATCGCGCACAGGTCCGATCCAAGCGCGAGCGCAACCAGGTGTACGCCTTCACCGAGATACGGCGTATCGTCGGGTCGCTCGACCTCTCGGACGCCGTTCGGGACCGGGCCTGCGTCCTCTTCGAGTCGGCCCAGGAGGCAGACCTGCTGCGAGGGCGCTCCCTCGAGGGGTTCGCTGCAGCCGCCGTCTACGCCACCTGCCGGACCGAAGGCCTCGCACGGACCGTCGAGGAGCTCTGTGCGGTCGCCCGCGCGGACGATGCGGAACTCCGGGCGGCCTACGACGCGCTCAACCGGGAGCTGGGTCTCCCGACGGGGCCGATAGACCCCCGCGAGTACGTCCCGCGGTTCGCGACCGAACTCGAATTACCCACGACGGTCAGAAAACGGGCGGAGGAACTGGTCGACGAGGCGCGCGACCGCGGGCTCGTCGGCGGACGGAACCCCGCCGGGGTGGCGGCGGCGTGTCTCTACACTGCGGCCGGCGAGCGCGACGTCGATCTGACCCAGGCCGAGGCGGCCGACGTGGCCGACGTGACGCCGGTGACCCTGCGGGGGACCTACACCGACCTGCAGGACTGA
- a CDS encoding LAGLIDADG family homing endonuclease has product MATAENTELIDRFEEFYRDYYRNEIGELAQKYPNDQKSLYIDWQDLYRFDPDLADDYRTKPQQLQEYAEEALRLYDLPVDVSLGQAHVRVRNLPESEDIREIRHQHHGNLISVQGIVRKATDVRPKVLTAAFECQRCGTLTRIPQAAGDFQEPHECQGCERQGPFRLNTDQSEFIDAQKIRVQESPEGLRGGETPQAIDVNIEDDITGNVTAGDHVRVTGVLKLDQQGNDREKSPMFDIYMEGVSVEIEDEQFEEMEITEEDKKEIVELSNEPDLYEKMVGAIAPSIYGYEKEKLAMMIQLFSGVTKSLPDGSRIRGDLHMLLIGDPGTGKCVNGDTRVTLADGRRVPIRDLVESNLQDPKPVDDGVWDDVDFEVPSLQPDGTIASQRATKVWKREAPEYLYRIRTATGREIEVTPSHPLFVRSDASFEARTAEDLTEGTFVAVPRNVPTDGTDQLSVEHRTSKSHNRIDLDVPDTWTPGLARLVGYIVAEGYVEQRADNTGFVSITNNDREVIDDATAILETLNLNVTERHPHEGKDATELMCSAGELVSFLASLDESLLSPSTDRRVPPAVMGTSDRITAAFLQAYIEGEGHVSGSQREITVASTSEELLEDARSMLLSLGIGSQLQSRANGSYRLRISGESFARYVERIGFITERKADVAGKFDHTSGNTNLDVVPNVGPGLRRIRETLGLPQAECGLPRSTYQHYERSRRNPGRESLQSVVEAFEGRLNALESTGVDDDGAIADGGSLDAVRQDVSALRSLVEGDVAWDRIVSIEAFEPDEEWVYDLEVEGTHSYLSNGVVSHNSQMLSYIRQIAPRSVYTSGKGSSSAGLTAAAVRDDFGDGQQWTLEAGALVLADQGIAAVDELDKMSPEDRSAMHQALEQQEISISKAGINATLKSRCSLLGAANPKYGRFDQYEPIGEQIDLEPALISRFDLIFTVTDQPDEEADRNLASHIIQTNYAGELHTHRTENATSNFTEEEVETVTEEVAPTIEPDLLRKYIAYAKRNCFPTMTEEAKERIEDFYVDLRLKGQDEDAPVPVTARKLEALVRLAEASARIRLSDTVEEDDAERAVDIALYCMKQIGIDPETGEFDADVVETGTSKTQRDRIQNLKGIIADIEDEYDEGAPIDIVVERAEEVGIEESKAEHEIEKLKQKGEVYEPRTDHLRTT; this is encoded by the coding sequence ATGGCGACCGCCGAGAACACCGAGCTCATCGACCGCTTCGAGGAGTTCTACCGCGACTACTACCGCAACGAGATCGGTGAGCTCGCACAGAAGTACCCCAACGACCAGAAGTCACTCTACATCGACTGGCAGGACCTCTACCGGTTCGACCCGGACCTGGCCGACGACTACCGCACCAAACCCCAGCAGCTCCAGGAGTACGCCGAGGAGGCGCTGCGCCTGTACGACCTCCCGGTCGACGTCTCGCTCGGACAGGCCCACGTCCGCGTCCGCAACCTCCCCGAGTCCGAGGACATCCGCGAGATCCGCCACCAGCACCACGGCAACCTCATCAGCGTCCAGGGCATCGTCCGCAAGGCGACCGACGTGCGGCCGAAGGTGCTCACCGCCGCCTTCGAGTGCCAGCGCTGTGGCACCCTCACCCGCATCCCCCAGGCCGCCGGCGACTTCCAGGAACCCCACGAGTGCCAGGGCTGTGAGCGCCAGGGCCCCTTCAGACTCAACACCGACCAGTCGGAGTTCATCGACGCCCAGAAGATCCGCGTCCAGGAGTCCCCCGAGGGCTTGCGTGGCGGCGAGACCCCCCAGGCCATCGACGTCAACATCGAGGACGACATCACCGGCAACGTGACCGCCGGCGACCACGTCCGCGTGACCGGCGTCCTCAAGTTAGACCAGCAGGGCAACGACCGCGAGAAGTCCCCGATGTTCGACATCTACATGGAGGGCGTCAGCGTCGAGATCGAGGACGAGCAGTTCGAGGAGATGGAGATCACCGAGGAGGACAAGAAGGAGATCGTCGAGCTCTCGAACGAACCCGACCTCTACGAGAAGATGGTCGGGGCCATCGCGCCCTCGATCTACGGCTACGAGAAAGAGAAGCTCGCGATGATGATCCAGCTGTTCTCGGGGGTCACCAAGAGCCTCCCCGACGGGTCGCGCATTCGTGGCGACCTGCACATGCTGCTTATCGGTGATCCGGGTACAGGGAAGTGCGTCAACGGCGATACTCGCGTCACGCTGGCCGACGGACGTCGGGTGCCGATTCGAGACCTCGTCGAATCAAACCTACAGGACCCGAAACCGGTCGACGACGGCGTGTGGGACGACGTCGACTTCGAGGTCCCCTCGCTGCAGCCCGACGGAACTATCGCGAGCCAGCGGGCGACGAAAGTCTGGAAACGCGAAGCGCCGGAGTACCTGTATCGGATCCGGACCGCGACGGGGCGCGAAATCGAGGTAACGCCGTCTCATCCGCTGTTCGTCCGGTCGGACGCTTCTTTCGAGGCGAGGACGGCAGAGGACCTCACGGAGGGTACCTTCGTTGCAGTCCCACGCAATGTCCCGACCGACGGCACTGACCAACTGTCCGTCGAGCACCGGACGTCGAAGTCTCACAACCGAATCGACCTTGACGTACCGGATACGTGGACGCCCGGACTCGCACGTCTCGTCGGGTACATCGTCGCCGAGGGCTACGTCGAACAGCGCGCCGACAACACTGGCTTCGTTTCGATCACCAACAACGACCGCGAGGTCATCGACGACGCGACCGCCATTCTGGAGACGCTGAATCTCAACGTTACCGAGCGACACCCACACGAAGGTAAGGACGCGACCGAACTGATGTGTTCGGCCGGCGAGCTGGTGAGTTTCCTCGCGTCGCTGGACGAGTCACTCCTGTCGCCGTCGACCGACCGCCGTGTCCCACCGGCGGTGATGGGGACGAGCGACCGGATTACGGCAGCGTTCCTGCAAGCCTACATCGAGGGTGAGGGACACGTGTCTGGGTCCCAGCGGGAGATTACGGTCGCGTCGACGAGCGAGGAACTCCTCGAAGACGCCCGCTCGATGCTCCTGTCGCTGGGCATCGGCTCGCAGTTACAATCTCGCGCCAACGGGAGCTATCGCCTGCGAATCTCTGGGGAGTCCTTCGCCCGATATGTCGAGCGTATCGGATTCATCACGGAGCGCAAGGCAGATGTGGCCGGGAAGTTCGACCATACGTCGGGCAACACGAATCTCGACGTCGTCCCGAACGTCGGTCCGGGACTGCGACGTATCCGCGAAACCCTGGGGCTCCCGCAGGCAGAGTGTGGGCTTCCACGCTCCACGTACCAGCATTACGAGCGCAGTCGTCGAAACCCCGGGCGTGAGAGCCTTCAGTCCGTCGTCGAGGCGTTCGAAGGACGACTGAACGCGCTCGAATCGACAGGTGTCGACGACGACGGCGCGATTGCAGACGGTGGTAGTCTCGATGCAGTCCGACAGGACGTCAGTGCGCTTCGTTCGCTCGTTGAGGGCGACGTCGCCTGGGACCGGATAGTGTCGATCGAGGCATTTGAACCCGACGAGGAGTGGGTCTACGACCTCGAGGTCGAGGGAACGCACAGCTATCTCTCGAACGGCGTCGTGTCCCACAACTCGCAAATGCTGTCGTACATCCGACAGATAGCCCCACGCTCCGTCTACACTTCTGGGAAAGGGTCCAGCTCGGCCGGCCTCACGGCGGCCGCTGTTCGCGACGACTTCGGCGACGGCCAGCAGTGGACCCTCGAAGCGGGGGCGCTCGTGCTGGCCGACCAGGGCATCGCCGCTGTCGACGAACTGGATAAGATGAGCCCGGAAGATCGTTCGGCGATGCACCAGGCGCTCGAACAGCAGGAGATCAGCATCTCGAAGGCGGGTATCAACGCCACGCTCAAGAGCCGGTGCTCGCTGCTGGGCGCGGCCAACCCCAAGTACGGTCGGTTCGACCAGTACGAACCCATCGGCGAGCAGATCGACCTCGAACCCGCGCTCATCTCCCGGTTCGACCTCATCTTCACGGTCACCGACCAGCCCGACGAGGAGGCCGACCGGAACCTCGCGTCCCACATCATCCAGACGAACTACGCGGGCGAACTCCACACCCACCGGACCGAGAACGCCACCTCGAACTTCACCGAGGAGGAGGTCGAGACGGTCACCGAGGAGGTCGCGCCGACGATAGAGCCGGATCTCCTTCGCAAGTACATCGCCTACGCGAAGCGCAACTGCTTCCCGACGATGACCGAGGAGGCAAAGGAGCGCATCGAGGACTTCTACGTCGACCTCCGCCTGAAAGGGCAAGACGAAGACGCGCCCGTCCCGGTGACCGCGAGGAAGCTCGAGGCGCTGGTCAGGTTGGCCGAGGCCTCGGCCCGGATTCGACTCTCCGACACCGTCGAGGAAGACGACGCCGAGCGGGCGGTCGACATCGCGCTGTACTGCATGAAACAGATCGGCATCGACCCCGAGACCGGCGAGTTCGACGCCGACGTCGTCGAGACGGGCACCTCCAAGACCCAGCGCGACCGCATCCAGAACCTCAAGGGCATCATCGCCGACATCGAAGACGAGTACGACGAGGGCGCGCCCATCGACATCGTCGTCGAGCGCGCCGAGGAGGTCGGCATCGAGGAATCGAAGGCCGAACACGAGATCGAGAAGCTCAAGCAGAAAGGCGAGGTCTACGAGCCTCGGACCGACCACCTCCGGACGACATAA
- a CDS encoding type IV pilin N-terminal domain-containing protein, with amino-acid sequence MYVTVDNILGADDAVSSVISVVLMVGIVVILGAVVSVFALGIGESVDSTAPSASFEFKILDNGDMQVTHASGDTLDGGQLRFAGAALEKTSFGGISEWSGKVKAGDSATVNVKAEETLRLIWRSSAGDETATVAEYEVPDDAGPSGAVSIGTVQSVTDEVSVSVGTLSRISGNANLVVETAGGAKTSQSVSSGATPTVSLSVDETETVTATLYESGETGEIASASDSPTKQASIGSVDATGAAASNGDVAVNNIQFNGVQNDKVYVVIDDDPTQGNGDGDAQPVEFWVSTYGGSVTKSVQDYFIADGETITVTVYETDSKSTKLKTATATATD; translated from the coding sequence GTGTACGTGACGGTGGATAATATACTGGGGGCCGACGATGCCGTCTCGTCGGTTATCTCTGTCGTCCTCATGGTGGGTATCGTGGTGATACTGGGGGCCGTCGTCTCGGTGTTCGCGCTGGGGATCGGAGAGAGCGTCGATAGCACCGCTCCAAGTGCGTCCTTCGAGTTCAAGATCCTGGACAACGGTGACATGCAGGTCACCCACGCGAGCGGTGACACGCTCGACGGGGGCCAGTTGCGGTTCGCGGGTGCCGCACTCGAAAAAACCTCGTTCGGTGGCATCAGCGAGTGGAGTGGGAAGGTTAAAGCGGGTGACTCGGCGACGGTCAACGTCAAAGCCGAAGAGACGCTGAGACTCATCTGGCGGTCGTCAGCAGGCGACGAGACCGCCACGGTTGCGGAGTACGAGGTTCCGGACGACGCAGGTCCCTCCGGGGCAGTCAGTATCGGCACCGTACAGTCCGTCACCGACGAGGTTTCTGTGTCGGTCGGCACACTGAGTAGAATAAGTGGAAACGCAAACCTCGTGGTCGAAACAGCCGGTGGCGCTAAGACATCACAATCGGTCAGTTCGGGGGCAACGCCGACCGTGTCGCTCTCGGTTGACGAGACTGAAACCGTGACGGCGACGCTGTACGAGAGTGGTGAGACCGGCGAGATTGCATCTGCTTCGGACTCGCCGACAAAACAGGCGTCAATTGGCAGTGTTGACGCAACGGGTGCCGCCGCTAGTAACGGTGACGTTGCTGTTAACAACATACAGTTCAACGGGGTGCAAAATGACAAAGTCTACGTCGTCATTGACGATGACCCGACGCAAGGAAACGGTGACGGTGACGCGCAACCAGTAGAATTTTGGGTTTCGACTTACGGTGGTTCTGTGACGAAGTCCGTTCAGGATTACTTCATCGCTGATGGTGAGACAATCACGGTGACGGTGTACGAAACCGATAGCAAATCGACCAAACTGAAAACCGCCACGGCAACGGCGACGGACTAA